In the genome of Achromobacter sp. MFA1 R4, the window CCGAGAACCGGCTGCGCTATCGGCTGTTCGAACGCGTCAAGGGGCGGCTGCACCCCACGCCGGAGGCCCGGCGCCTGTTTGCCGAGGCCGAAGAGATCTTCGGCCGCGTCAATCGGTTCAATGCCCTGGCGGGCGCGTTGGGCGCGGGCTCGGCGGGGACGGTCAGCCTGGTGTCCAGCCCCAGCTTCAGCGAATGGCTCATTCCGCACGCCATCCAGAAGTTCCGCGAGCGGCATCCCGACACGCCTATCCGCTACCGGCCGCTGGCTTTTGACGCGCTGCTGCCGCACCTGCTGCTGGGACAGGCCGATTTCGGCATCGCGTCGATGCCGCCGCCGGTCAACGCCAATATCGTCAGCGAAGAGATCGGCCAGGGCTGGCTGGGCTGCGCGGTGCCGCGCGGCCATCCGCTGGCGGTGCGCAGGCGCATTCGCGTCGAAGACCTGCAAGGCCATCTGCTGATCGGCTATGGCGCCGACACTCCCTTCGGGCGCCTTGCCAGCCGCTTCCTGCACGCCGGCCCCGTGCCGGTGCAGCCGCAGATCGAAATCCGCTCCACGCCCGAGGCGCTGGCGCTCGTGCGCCAAGGCGTCGGCGTGGCGCTGGTCGAATCGTTCGGCTATCACCCCAGCTTCGGCAAGGACTTCGTGCTGCTGCCCACCGAACCCGCCATGAGCCACGCCATCCATCTGCTGCATTCGGCCAGCAGCCCGCTGTCCAGCACGGCCAAGCGCTTTGCGACCGTGCTGAAGACGCTGATCCGGCAGGCGCAAAAAGACGCGCCCTACTGAAAGTCCATCTGCGAGATCGGCCGCAGGCGCACACCTTCTTCCAGCAGCGCCTGGCGCACGGCCCGCGCGATGTCGACGCCCTGCGGATTGTCCCCATGCACGCAGATCGTGTGCACCGGCATGGCGACCACCTTGCCGCCCACCGTGCGGATCGCCTGTTCGCGCACCATGCGCAACGCCTGCGCGGCGGCCGCGGCCGGATCGTGGATCACCGCGCCCGGCTCGCTGCGCGGCAGCGTCAGGCCGTTGTCGCCATAGAGCCTG includes:
- a CDS encoding LysR family transcriptional regulator, translating into MAGPLPSAPGALTLRQIEVFHAVMLTGSLSEAGRMLSVTQPAVSRVLASAENRLRYRLFERVKGRLHPTPEARRLFAEAEEIFGRVNRFNALAGALGAGSAGTVSLVSSPSFSEWLIPHAIQKFRERHPDTPIRYRPLAFDALLPHLLLGQADFGIASMPPPVNANIVSEEIGQGWLGCAVPRGHPLAVRRRIRVEDLQGHLLIGYGADTPFGRLASRFLHAGPVPVQPQIEIRSTPEALALVRQGVGVALVESFGYHPSFGKDFVLLPTEPAMSHAIHLLHSASSPLSSTAKRFATVLKTLIRQAQKDAPY